The genomic DNA CCCGAATCTGCCACCAAACCTGGCCAGGATGATGATAGAACCAAAAACGAACGAATCCAACAAATACGTATACAAGATTTATGTCAGCCGGTAATCACTCTTTCATGTGAATGTATCGGTTGAAGAGATATTCAGGACAGGTTTCCAGCCTGCCCTACCAGCGATAAGAAAATACTTAATTTGACGAGTGCGTCAAAACAGAATCGTTATTGAGGAAGATTGATCATGGCGACTATGACTGAAGCCGATTACGACTACGAATCCAATGCAGAATCCAAACGTGCGTTTCAACAATTGAAAACACGTCTGCATCGTCAAATGATCGATGCGATGGATTTGTCAAAAGCAGGCAAACTTCCTGAACACGAACTTCGTAAACAATTGCGAGCCTTGGCCGCACATCTGTGTGACATGCACTCCGCCTATCTGCCCGAATCGGAACGGGAACAGATGGTCAACGAGATCATGGACGAGATGTACGGCTTCGGTCCCCTCGAACCATTGATGAACGATCCAGAAGTCAGCGATGTGCTGATCAACGGAGCCGACACGGTGTTTGTGGAACGTCGCGGTAAACTGGAACGAACCGATGTTCGGTTTGCCGATAACAATCACCTGTTGCATCTGATTCAACGACTCGTCGGTCGTGCGGGGCGACGTATCGACGAAGTTTCGCCGATGGTCGATGCCAAACTGCCAGACGGTTCTCGTCTGCACGCTGTCATCCCGCCCCTTACGAGCAAGGGGCCAACGCTTTCCATTCGACGATTCAGTAAAACAGCTGTCGAATTTGAGGACATGGTTCGATCTCGAACACTCACTCGCGAGATGGCCGACTTCCTGATCGCCTGTGTGAAAGGCCGAATGAACATTCTGCTCAGCGGTGGTACCGGTGCCGGTAAAACGACGATGCTCAACCAGCTTAGCCGGTTCATTCCGATGACCGAACGAGTTTTGACCATCGAAGAAACCGCCGAGCTTCAGTTACGACAAACCGATGTTGTCAGTATGGAAACCCGCCTGCCGAACGTGGAAGGCAAAGGGGGAATTTCTCAACGCGAACTGCTGCGAAACTCGTTGCGTATGCGTCCGGATCGGATCATCGTCGGCGAAGCTCGTGGAAGTGAAGTTCTGGAAATGCTCCAGGCCATGAATACGGGTCACGACGGTTCGATGAGTACCGTTCATGCCAACGACACCCGCGACGCACTCGATCGTCTTGAATTGATGATCGCGTTGTCCGGTGCCGAATTGACTCCGACAGTTGCCCGACGATACATCGCCTCTGCTCTGCAGATTCTGGTACATGTTTCTCGATTGAGCACTGGCGAACGTAAAGTGATGCGTATCTCTGAAGTGGCTGGAACTCGTGAAGGGGAATACAACGTGGAAGACATTTTCGTCTACCGCATGACCGGAATCAGTTCAGATGGCAAAGCCGAAGGAGCTTTCTATGCAACGGGTTATGAGCCGGAATGTATTCGTCGCATGACAACTCTGGGCCACGATGTATCGATGGACCTGTTTACTGCACGTGAGTTGATCGCAGGTGGTGAGTATATTGTTCAGGAAAAGAAATAAATTTTTAGAGATCGATTGCCGTAGGACAGGCTTCCAGCCTGTTTAAGAGAGAATTGCAGACAGGCTGGAAGCCTGTCCTACAAAGTTCTGAATAAGAACTGGGGGCTCACGTTGTTCGACCCCAGTCAAACTTATTCTTATCAATGACTGCTAAGATGACCAAACGTGAATCGTTCGCGAGTGGAACATCTTCGACAGGAATCGAAAAGGTTGCCGCGATGGCTACAGGATATTCACAACCAAATCAAATCAAATCGCGCCCCGAATTCGCGGACATTCTCAAGCCGCAGGATCAATATGCGACTTCAGAGAACACAAGTGGATTGAACGGGATTAATACGTGGTTTGATCGACTGATGATTCAATCGGGTTTGCCGATTTCTCCGATGGCCGCACTTGTGTTATGTGGTTGGCTTTCTATTGCGATGGGCATTTTCATATACGTTGTATTGGAAGACCCAATTGCAACGGCTATTGGAGTACTGCTTGGTTTTGCGATTCCGATTGCAATTCTGATGGCGATGCGATCGAGACGACAATCGATGATTTTACGACAAATGCCACCGATGATTGATGAACTGGCCCGAGCCGCCCGTACGGGACGGAGTCTGGATCAGTGTCTGGAAATGGTGGCAGAAGATACCCCCGGTCCACTCGGTGATGAAATGGACCACTGTGTTCGTAAATTGCAGATGGGCGTCACCATGAATGAAGCCTTGTACGAACTTCCAGAAAGAACGGGTGTGAATGGCCTGCGAATTCTGGCGACTGCATTGAGCGTTCACCAGCAGACTGGGGGAGATCTGGTTCGAGTTTTGGAGCGACTTTCGAAGACACTTCGAGATCGATCGATGTTCCTGGGACGTTTGCGAGCGATTACAGCAGGTAGCCGGGCGACGGCTATTTTGATGATCCTGTTGCCACCAGCGATTCTGGCATTCTTTATTTTCCGCGATCCAAATTACCTGAGCAGACTAATGAATTCTGATTGGGGCTTCTTCATCACGATGATGGGAATCTTTCTGGAAATCGTAGGAGCGATCTGGATCTGGAGAATTCTGGGAAACACTCAGAACACGTAAGAAACAAGCGAGCCGTGCCAGTGAAGGCACGGTTATTCGCATACGCATTGTGCGTATATTTTTACGATCAGTTGAAAAATTAATCGGACGCAACCATCGCCTAGCTGCGATGGGGCGCCCGAAATGAATCTATAAAAGCGAATTTCGTAACAAACCGGCTCAGCCATTTGGATGACGATTATGAATATCCGAGAATACTTACAACAGACCGAATTTGCAGGCACGACTCTATATCAGATTGCGATCTGGATTTTCATTGCTGCTTGCGCCCTGTTGGCCATCATGCTCTTGAGACGGTTTTTTCGCTGGATCACTAGTGGGTCTTCGTCGAAGTCGACCCCTGCCACAAAGACTCAGCCTCGACCAGAGATGCAGCGGGATCGCGATCAGCCTGCAGTGACCCTGACTTCAGACGATTCTCGGCAATCATTTGCTCGCTCTGCTGATTCCCTGCTTAAAGATGAAACCAGTGGCGATCAACGAGTCCTCGCACCAGCTGAGGATTCCATCTTCCGCGATGAACGCGATGAAGTCGATGAACCAATGCCGGTTCTTTCGTCCGAAGAGTCGATGGTGAAAGAATCGTCTCAACCTCAACGTACTTTCCAGGTCGCTTCCTCCAAAGAAACCCGAGAGTACACAGGCAAACAACGAAGCTGGACATCACGCTCTCTGTTCGGGAAACCGATCACTGGGCAACAGGTCGATTTGCCACGAGTCAGTTCCAGTGACATTCCTTTCGCGGATCGTAGCGACTATCGATATGGATCAAGTTTAACACCAGCCCTCGCTTCATTGATGCCCGAAACCGACGAGCGAAAGGCGGCACTGAAGAAAGATCTGATTCAGGCCGGATATTACACTCCTCACGCCTACGATAACTTTGCAGCCGCTCGGTATCTCGGACTGATGGCACCGATCCTGATTTTCGGCGGCCTTCTGATTCTGGCTCCACCAGCAATTGAATGGATTTTTATCCTGTTAATCGTTGTCGGTGCCGGGCTCGGCTGGGCGATGCCGCGGGTTTTCATCCGCTCCAAAGCGGCTCAACGTCGTAAGGAAATTGAAAACGCTTTGCCGGACGTGATTGACCTGCTCAATATGTGCGTCAGTCAGGGAATGACTTTGCGATCGGCTCTGGCTCGCGTCTCCTGGGAAATTTCCGAAACCTATCCGGCGATGTCCGAAGAACTGCGAATCGTCGCCGAACAAGCCGACTTAAGCACAACCGAACATGCCCTGATGAACCTCAACGAACGTGTCGATGTTCCTGAGTTACACTCGTTGTCTTCCCTGTTGATTCAAACCGAACGCATGGGAACGAACGTCAGCGATTCATTGACCGAATATTCCGACGGAATGCGAGCGACTTTACAACAGCGAGCCGATCAGAAAGCCAATGCCGCGACATTCAAACTGTTGTTTCCAACAGTTCTATGTCTGATGCCGGCCGTGTTCATGTTCCTGCTCGGCCCAGCCGTGGTCGATCTGTCTGACTTCTTCCAGCGTGGGGGAGTCAACCAGTTCAATCAGGTCGAAACCGACCGATAAAACATCAGCAATTCAGTTTTGATTATGCTGTTTACGGCTTTCAAATGAAAACCGGGAAATAATCAAACTCGTTTGGTCCTGTTTAAGATGCTAAAGGAAATCCGCTTTCCAATTGGGACAGGCTCTAGACCATTTTCAAATGGTATCTGCAGTCGCATGGACATCAAATGTCCTAAAAACGCTGTGTTTGCTCCTGCTGAACGCTGCAGGTGATTTTGAAAATGCTCCAGAAAGCATTTCAATTATTCAACAGTCCGATCCCTGTCCAGGTATTGTCAATCTGCTTTACCACCATAGATAGGACCGCAGGGTTTCGATTGGGGCTCGAAAAATCACATATCCGAGTGGATATTTCCCACAATCGAGAGTAGCCCGAATTCGTGTTCCTGGGAGTTGGTCAGCTTCCGGTGCCTGCAAGTCGATCGCTGCGACTGCAAACGCCTGGCCCGTCGGATGTTGTTCGACAGTCGGCGAGAGGATTTTCAGGACTCCGCTCCAGCGACTCTTTGCTTCTGCCAGCGAAACCAATTTCCACTCCTGTTGGGGAGCCGCTTCCAGAGTTTGTTTCACGAATTGCAAATCAACATCTCGAACCTCGACAATCGCCTCCCAACTGGAATGAGGATCACCTACCGTCAACAGGTGTTGACCCGACTGCACAGGGCGACCGGCTAGCTGATGCTCGGCATCCCAGGTGAGAATCTGTCCGGCTAGCGGACTGTTCAATTTGAGAGACTCAATACGATGTTTCACTAGAGACTGTTCTGCCTGTAGGCCCTGTAGTTCTGCTTTGAGCTCAGCCAGTCGGATCCCGATGTTCACATCGACCGTATCCCGGCCATCATTGCGGCGTTCCGCTTCCGGGCGGGTGTTACGCAGGCTGCGAATCTGCTCATTCAGAGTGGCAACTTCGCCATCCAGAGCACTCAAGCGAGTTTCCAGATCCAGGCTCGTAATCGTCAACAACAGTTGATCTTTGTCGACGATACGATTCTCTGGAAGATGCAAATCATTGGCATGGATCGTGCCCGTTTCCGGAGCATACAGATTTCTTCGATCCTCCGGAACAAGATATCCCTCAGCAGAGATTGTCATCGGTATTGGCAGGAGTACAAGAACGGCTGCAATGACCAAGCCTGCAGGCCACAGCCACCAGCTTCTCGAACGTTTTGTTGAAGTCTGCTTTTTCTGAGCAGATAACACCAGTCGCCATACGGGAAACTCCTCGATCAACTCGGGATTGATTGTCATCCGGGGAGTTTGAAACGATTCAAGCAGGAGTCGGGAGGGATGATGAAACTGTCCTGCAGGATCGACTTCAAAAACGTGAATTGATTTAGCAGATAATGAATAGTCTTTCAGGTCTTGTGCCTGGAACGTTCTGGGCTCTGGGAAATCGTTGTCGAAAAGAGTACTGGCAAACTGTGTCAGATTACGCAACGCTGGAGAACGGGAGTCGATTTCCGATCCACCGCTGATTGCCAGCAATTGAGTCTTTTGCCCCACCTTTTGAAAAAGACTGCAGCGATTTGTGTAACCATGGACGACCAGTAATTCCAGCAACGCCTGCAAACATTCAGCGGGGGGAGTCTCTTGCTGGATTCGCCAGAACTGCTGCAGCAATTCCAGAGATTGAAAATTATTATCTGGAGTCGCTGGAAGTAAATTTTTGAGCCACCCTGGCCCATACTCGTGAGTCACCTGGTGAATGCGGTCGGATTGTAAAAATGGCTCCATCGAAATTTGATTCGTGACAATCATTTCAAAGATGCCTAATGCGACATCGTTTTCAATCAGTGGGACGGCGATCAGTTCCAGGCTGACCGCCTCAGACGATTTGATTTGCGAGGCTTGTCCCTGAGCCTTGAGGACGGTCTTTTGTTCCGCAGCTCGCTGTAATAATTCGTGATGCCCTGCCCATTTCTGATAGATTGAAGTGGCATCCTGGTCACCAAATCCGTGACTGGCCACAAGATGAAAGCCATTTTCGGAATCAATCTGCCAAAGCAACCAGGATGTCGCTTCTGGAACAAGTTGGCTGATTTCTTCAGCAATATTGGATTTTGATTTTTGCATAGGAAATCGATGAGACATTTATGGATGGGGCAGCAAAGCGTCCTGCCACATTGACTTGAGATCAAAAACAGTCCGACCTTCTTCACTGCGTTTTATCAGACTGCACTTCGAATTGCATTGTCCCTGAAGTTAAGTTTTTGAAGAACGTATATCTGTCAATATAGGTTGTTTAGGTTGCTTATTACTGTCATTCCGGTCTTGCGGATCATTTCGGTCGTGTTTTCTTTGTTTCACCCCACTCCAATCACCGATAGAACGATGGAAGGTGTACTTACATTTTGAGTTCGTTGTTGTCATTTGACAGGACGCATTGTGACACTTTCAGCTCGCAATGGACATTATTTCCCAGGGACGGGATCAATTTTGGCTGAGCCAACTCCACAATTTGATGCTTTCGAGCCTGTCCGTTCAAAAACGGTCAATCGATTTGCGCGGGGGCTGTTTCTATTCAGTATAGGAACACTTTCGCTGGCGTTATGTCAGTTGACCGGTTGTCACTGGCCCGGTAAACCAACCGCTGGGGTCTCAACGGAAACTCAGAAGTATTACCAGACCGCTGCTGCTCAAATTGAATATCCTCAGCTGGAACAACCGGTTCCCAGCGATGCATTGCTCAACAGTAACCCGATCAGTCTGGTGACCGATCTCGATTCGATTACCTATCACAACCTTGAACTCTCCAAAGCCGTTTCACTGGCTCTGGAAAAATCGAAAGTCATTCGCAATCTGGGAGTGACCATTCTGCGATCTCCCGAATCCGTGACCACGTCGTTCGATCCGGCTTTGGTCGAATCCGATCCGCGCTTTGGTGTCCAGGCTGCCTTGAGTGCCTTTGACACCTCATTTGGTGCCAGCGTGATTCATCAGAACAACGACCGGGCTTTGAACAATCAGTTCTTCGGAGGTGGTACACGATTACTGCAGCAGGAAGCGACCGTTTTGCAGGCCCAGCTGGGGAAACAGTCTGCCTCCGGTACAGAATACTATCTGCGAAACATTACCGATTACGACAAAAATAACGCTCCCGGAAACCAATTCCCCGGAGCCTGGACGACTCAACTCGAAGCCGAGATGCGTCAACCGTTGCTAAAAGGTTACGGCGTCGATTACTGGCAAACCGTCGGTAACAGCCAGACTCCTGGCCTCTACAATGGTGTCTTAATTGCTCGAACTAATACCGACATTTCCCAAAGTGATTTTGAGATTGCGATTCGCGATTTTGTCGCTGAAGTCGAGAATGCCTATTGGGATTTGTATTTTGCTTATCGAGACCTGGAGACGAAGATCGCCG from Rubinisphaera italica includes the following:
- a CDS encoding CpaF family protein, with amino-acid sequence MATMTEADYDYESNAESKRAFQQLKTRLHRQMIDAMDLSKAGKLPEHELRKQLRALAAHLCDMHSAYLPESEREQMVNEIMDEMYGFGPLEPLMNDPEVSDVLINGADTVFVERRGKLERTDVRFADNNHLLHLIQRLVGRAGRRIDEVSPMVDAKLPDGSRLHAVIPPLTSKGPTLSIRRFSKTAVEFEDMVRSRTLTREMADFLIACVKGRMNILLSGGTGAGKTTMLNQLSRFIPMTERVLTIEETAELQLRQTDVVSMETRLPNVEGKGGISQRELLRNSLRMRPDRIIVGEARGSEVLEMLQAMNTGHDGSMSTVHANDTRDALDRLELMIALSGAELTPTVARRYIASALQILVHVSRLSTGERKVMRISEVAGTREGEYNVEDIFVYRMTGISSDGKAEGAFYATGYEPECIRRMTTLGHDVSMDLFTARELIAGGEYIVQEKK
- a CDS encoding type II secretion system F family protein; the encoded protein is MTKRESFASGTSSTGIEKVAAMATGYSQPNQIKSRPEFADILKPQDQYATSENTSGLNGINTWFDRLMIQSGLPISPMAALVLCGWLSIAMGIFIYVVLEDPIATAIGVLLGFAIPIAILMAMRSRRQSMILRQMPPMIDELARAARTGRSLDQCLEMVAEDTPGPLGDEMDHCVRKLQMGVTMNEALYELPERTGVNGLRILATALSVHQQTGGDLVRVLERLSKTLRDRSMFLGRLRAITAGSRATAILMILLPPAILAFFIFRDPNYLSRLMNSDWGFFITMMGIFLEIVGAIWIWRILGNTQNT
- a CDS encoding type II secretion system F family protein, producing the protein MNIREYLQQTEFAGTTLYQIAIWIFIAACALLAIMLLRRFFRWITSGSSSKSTPATKTQPRPEMQRDRDQPAVTLTSDDSRQSFARSADSLLKDETSGDQRVLAPAEDSIFRDERDEVDEPMPVLSSEESMVKESSQPQRTFQVASSKETREYTGKQRSWTSRSLFGKPITGQQVDLPRVSSSDIPFADRSDYRYGSSLTPALASLMPETDERKAALKKDLIQAGYYTPHAYDNFAAARYLGLMAPILIFGGLLILAPPAIEWIFILLIVVGAGLGWAMPRVFIRSKAAQRRKEIENALPDVIDLLNMCVSQGMTLRSALARVSWEISETYPAMSEELRIVAEQADLSTTEHALMNLNERVDVPELHSLSSLLIQTERMGTNVSDSLTEYSDGMRATLQQRADQKANAATFKLLFPTVLCLMPAVFMFLLGPAVVDLSDFFQRGGVNQFNQVETDR
- a CDS encoding HlyD family efflux transporter periplasmic adaptor subunit, which translates into the protein MQKSKSNIAEEISQLVPEATSWLLWQIDSENGFHLVASHGFGDQDATSIYQKWAGHHELLQRAAEQKTVLKAQGQASQIKSSEAVSLELIAVPLIENDVALGIFEMIVTNQISMEPFLQSDRIHQVTHEYGPGWLKNLLPATPDNNFQSLELLQQFWRIQQETPPAECLQALLELLVVHGYTNRCSLFQKVGQKTQLLAISGGSEIDSRSPALRNLTQFASTLFDNDFPEPRTFQAQDLKDYSLSAKSIHVFEVDPAGQFHHPSRLLLESFQTPRMTINPELIEEFPVWRLVLSAQKKQTSTKRSRSWWLWPAGLVIAAVLVLLPIPMTISAEGYLVPEDRRNLYAPETGTIHANDLHLPENRIVDKDQLLLTITSLDLETRLSALDGEVATLNEQIRSLRNTRPEAERRNDGRDTVDVNIGIRLAELKAELQGLQAEQSLVKHRIESLKLNSPLAGQILTWDAEHQLAGRPVQSGQHLLTVGDPHSSWEAIVEVRDVDLQFVKQTLEAAPQQEWKLVSLAEAKSRWSGVLKILSPTVEQHPTGQAFAVAAIDLQAPEADQLPGTRIRATLDCGKYPLGYVIFRAPIETLRSYLWW